gaagcaactaagcccgtgcgccggaCCTACTGAAGCCCtggcgcctagagctcgtgcaccgcaacgaagagtagcccccgctcgccgcaactagagaaagcccaagcgcagcaacaaagacccaacgcagccaaaaataaataaataaagttttttaaaaagaataaacacgtAAAGATTCTCAGCCATCTCCAGAAACGTGCTTCTCCCCTGAAGGCCAGTCAATAACGCAGTTTGCGGTCCATCCACTGGCCTTGCCTTTGACTCTTCCCGTCGTGGGCAGGGTCCTTTGAGGAGGACTCCCTCTCAGTGACACAGATGTTGGAGGTGCAGATGTGGCTGACACACAAGACACAGCTGCTGTTTCCCTGATTTAGTGCAAATGCACCCATGCAGAGCCCTCACCCCACCACCCCTGACTGGGCCTGTTTTTAGGTGGGAGGTTCTGTCCTGTGGACAGAAAGGAGAGGCAGCCTAACTCCCCAGACGGCCAATTCCAGCTCTTCTGGGCACTTGTGGTTTGGGAACAAGgctcacccacccacccctgccgAGTAGGCTGGTCTCTCCGCCACGTGGGCAGGGCTTAGGGAAGCTTTCCTGAGCCTTATTCCCACCTCTGTAGCAACGTGGGGAGAGGGTGTTAACACCGGTCACTCGTGCGCTCGTGGCACTAACCGCTCTGCCGTTGTCACAGGCATTCGAGTTAGCCGGGTCCTGCTGCGGCTACCGCGCTCCTCGTGGGTGAAGTGAGGGGTGAGACAGGAGACGGTTAGAGAGGGCCTCCTCCACAAGCATTTTCTGGCACAGACAACCTTCTGTTTTTCCAGACACGCTGTCCCTAAAGAAATGTGCAGCTACGTTTGTTTTCCCCGACGAGGCTGAGTACCAAACAAACGTACCACAATGACTGTGTTTAAAGCATAAATTGCTTATGATTCAAATGTTCATATTTCTCAAGCCATGAATCATCATTTTAGTAATACTCAGTAGTTGGAAATggccatcgtgtgtgtgtgtgtgtgtgtgtgtgtgtgtgtatgtgagagagagagagagagagagagagatgagatcAGGTGACCTTATTTACTTTTTCCAGTCTTTTGTGAAAAAAGGTCAATTGAGCCCACTTAAGGAACATTGGCGATGTCTGTGCCTAGAGCCATGTCCTTCTTTGGGTGTGGGAGCTGGGCCCTGGCTGCTGCGGGATGAAGCCAGCTGGGTAGGTCTCTGAGCTCATCCAGAGCAGGGAGGGTCCGCAGCGCTTGCCTAGCGGGTTTGGGTGGAGCAGGGGCGGTCCCTCCCTTGACACCGCCCCAGCCTGTAGCCTCAGCCAAGCAAGCTTCCCACAGGGTGGGCGGGTGAAGCATCCACACAGGGAACCACAGGCTTGCACGAGGCCACCACTTCCTGACATTCCGGGCACAAGGTGGCTCTTTGGCCGGAGGGAAAGTGGAATGAGGAGAGGGCCGCGGGAGTGGGCGGGGCAGAGCTAGCATCTCAGCCGCACCCAGGCCAGGTGGGCAGCTCACCTGCTGTCTGAAGCAGCCGGTGCATCTAGCATCACGCCTGGCTGATTTGCTGGGCAGATCTTGCCCGGTGTGGCTGGTGAGCAGAAGAGAATGGAGGGTCACCAGACACCGCATGCCCTCCCGTGAGGGCCACCTGGCTAGACCCAGTTCACGGCCTTCGCCCGAGGACCTGCGGGGCCATGCCTTCTGGTCCTGCCTCCTCCCCCGGCGCCCCCTCCCTTCATATTGGCTCGTCCACGGTCCAGCTCCAAGgctcctctcctttctcccacCCACACGTGAGACAAGAATCCTCCACATCTCTGGGCTTCCCCCCAACCCAGCAGTTTGGGGCATCCCTGCATTACCATTATGTGTGCATACATTCGACATCCTCAGTTAAATATGATGTCTCCGGTAAACCCAAGCGGGGGCAGCATCGGGCACAGAGCCAGCCCCTCTGACCCAGACGCTGCTTGGCTGAGAGGTGGCCGAGGTGAGCGGTGTGGCTGAGGCCTGCCCAGGGCCAAGCCACCAGTCGTGGGGACCCGGAGCGCTATGTTTGCTGCtacaaaaatggattaaagggacATTCTCCACCTGTGTAGCAGAAGGGCAGGGTCTTCCCTGTTGCTTGGGTTTTTAAATGAAGATGGAAGCCAAGTGCTGGGATCCAGGAGACTGCTCAGGGTGTTCTCACAGCCGGAAAGTAATTGAAACACTTTTCAAATAGGCCAGAATGTCCGGTCTGGAAATAGTCTGTGCTTTTGAAAGTAAAACATATTCACTGCAGATCTCATCCATGGGGAAGGCTTCTCAGCAGCCCTGCTCTGTGCTGGTGATGGGGCTTCGTGGAGGATGGACCAGAGGCTCTCACAGCTTTGCATTTCAGCCCctctcagccccaccccagagggtctgcaggctgcagggctggTCACGAGGGATCCCTCAGACCATctttcaaaacaacaacaacagtgatGGCAATAACAGAGCTGCTAGTTACAAACATCACCACAGGCAGACGTGGCCTGCCGGCTCCCCCACTCGTCCACAGAGGCCCCAGTGAGCTTGTACGGCTCCACCTGCTTCTTCTCTCCTCGCCCCCGGGGCCCCAAGGTGGGAGAGGAAGCCTAGAGCCCAGCTCCACGTGAGCCTCAGTTggcccatctgtgaaatggggataatgctgCCTGGCCCGTGTGccgctcctccccccaccccgcccccagggcAGCCTGGCCTTAGGTGTGGCTGGGGCAGTGAGGCTGTGTTCCAGGAGTCCTTGTTCTCCCTGTTCTCAGCACTTGTTCTCCCTGAAATAATATCGGTCTGAAGAAATAACCCCAATAAAAAGTTAATGCACTGACCGACTCATCTTCCCCTTTGGGGAAGCCCCCAGGGGCCTCAGTCTGACCCTGGCGCTCATAGCAACATGCAAGCTTCTCCTGTCTCCACTCCCTCATTGGCACCTGGTTCCAGTGAGTAGTCATCTTGAAGCCTCTTCAAGTGGCTTGGACAAGTCCACCAGTCACGGAGAGTTGTCTGCCTCCTTTTTCCATGCTCCCAACACGCCAGGAAGAAAAGGCACCCTAGAGCCCTGCAGGAAGCCAGCCAGAGGAAACCATGCCCCCTTCCCCAAAGCAGGTGCCAGGGGACATCTCAGGGCAGTGTGGAGGGAGGGGACTCCGGACTGGATATCAGGTTGAAGTTTCGGTGTAGACTCAATGGGATTTTCACATCAGAGGGTGAGTCCTAATCAGTTACAGAGATTCTTCAGGCCATGAGATCTTCCTGAGATGTCGTGTTGTGGGAACTAGGAGACATGAAGACAGCCTTTGCAGGCAAACAGCCATTTAAGAAGGCTCACTGTGCAGTACATTGGTGAcacaaagattcttttttttttttttttaatttatttatttttggctgtgttgggtcttcgtttctgtgcgagggctttctctagttgcggcgagcgggggccactcttcatcgcggtgcgcggacctctcatcatcacggcctctcttgttgcggagcacaggctccagacgcgcaggctcagtagttgtggctcacgggcccagttgctccgcggcatgtgggatcttcccagaccagggctcgaacccgtgtcccctgcattggcaggcagattctcaaccactgcgccaccagggaagcccccaaagattcttttttaaaaacaactttattaaaTCATAATTTACAAACCATAAAATTcgtttattttggatttttttttttttcggccacgCTGCACAAGTGGtagatccccgaccagggatcgaacccgtaccccctgcagtggaagcacagggttctcaccactgaactgccagagaattcccaaaaTTCACCTATTGCAAGTGTAAActttaatgatttttagtaaatttgcaGAGCtttacaaccatcaccacaatctaattttagaacactgCCATCAACCTCAGAAGGTCTCTCATGCCTAATTATAGTCAATTCCAGGTTCCAGTGCAGCCCTGGGGaaccactagtctactttctgtctccatagagTTCCCTGTTACGGACATTTCATAGGAATGGAATCATGAAATAAGTGGTCTTTTACTTCTGGCTACTTTTACTTACCATCATGTTTTTGAGGCTTATCCACGTTGTAGCGTatatacttcattccttttaaaagcATTCCATTGTAGGAATAGACTACACTTTGTTTCTCCATTCTCTAGTTGGTGGGCATTGCGatggtttccactttttgactattatggcTAATGCTGGTGTGCTCCTGATTTTGTTTCTCTCAGGGAGACCTTtaggagtgaaatttctgggtcatatggtaaatgtatgtttagcattttaaggaactgccagactgttttccaaagtgcctgcatcattttacatcccTGCCAAAAAATGTATGAGGCTTGGGTGTGCGATTGTGTGGGGCGACCCCGGAGCGGCTGACCCTCTGCCTGCGGGGATGGGAGTCATGAGGCGGCCGCCATGGCACGGTCAGAGAGACAGCTCAAGAAAATGGTGTCCAAGTTCAAATACAGAGACCCAACTGTACGTGAAACTGTCAGTGTTATCACTTTATACAAAGATCTCAAACCTGTATTGGATTCGTATGTTTTTAATGATGGCAGTTCCAGGAAGCTAATGAACCTCACTGGAATAATTCCTGTTCCTTATAGaggtatacatataaataatccAATATGCCTCTGGCTGCTGGACACATACCCATATAATCCCCCTATCTGTTTTGTTAAGCCTACTAGTTCAATGACTATTAAAACAGGAAAGCATGTGGATGCTAATGGGAAGATATATCTTCCTTATCTACATGAATGGAAACACTCACAGTCAGACTCGTTGGGGTTTATTCAAGTCATGATTGTAGTGTTTGGAGAAGAACCTCCAGTCTTTTCTCGTCCTACTATTTCGTCATCCTATCCACCATACCAGGCAACAGGGCCACCAAATACTTCCTACGTGCCAGGCATGCCAAGTGGAATTTCTGCATACCCATCTGGATACCCTCCCAACCCCAGTGGTTACCCAGGCTGTCCTTACCCACCTGGAGGTCAGTATCCTGTTACAACAAGTTCCCAGTACCCTTCCCAGCCTCCTGTGACCACTGTTGGTCCCAGTAGGGCTGGCACAATCAGCGAGGACACACTACCCGAGCCTCTCTCATCTCAGCAGGCAGTGACAAACTGAGATGGCGGATGAAGGAAGAAATGGATCGTGCCCAGGCAGAGCTCAATGCCTTGAAACGAACAGAAGAAGACCTGAAAAAAGgtcaccagaaactggaagagatGGTTACCTGTTTAGATCAAGAAGTAGCTGAGGTTGATAAAAACATAGAACTTTTGAGAAAGAAGGATGAAGAACTCAGTTCTACtctggagaaaatggaaaatcaatCTGAAAACAATGATATTGATGAAGTTATCATTCCCACAGCCCCACTATACAAACAGATCTTAAATCTGTATGCAGAGGAAAATGCTATTGAAGACACTATCTTTTACCTGGGAGAAGCCTTGAGGCGGGGAGTAATAGACCTGGACGTCTTCCTGAAGCATGTATGTCTTCTGTCCTGTAACCAGTTCCAGCTGAGGGCATTAATGCAGGAAGCAAGAAAGACTGCCGGTCTCAGTGACCTCTACTGACTCCTGTGATACCAGCTGGAGATTGAGCTCTCCTAAAGCattattttcttcccttcctttctcttacaTCAGTAGGTGCCCAGAATAAGTTATTGCAGTTTATCATTCaagtgtaaaatattttgaatcaataatatattttctgttttcttttggtaAAGACTGGCTTTTATTAATGCACTTTCTATCCTCTGTAAACTCTTTTTGTGCTGAATGTTGGGACTGACTATGCTAAATAAAATTTGttgcataaaaaaaaaagtatgaggctttcactttctccacatccttatcacTTGTTATtataacacttgttattatctgttgggttttttttagccATACTAGTGGTTATGTAATTGGATCTCgtggtttatattttcatttccttaatgatgttgagcatcttttcgcaGCTATTTATataccttctttggtgaaatgtctgttcaaatttttacCCATTTGCTgcgttatttattttatttttactaagttgtaagagttctttttatattcctaTATAGACCTATATATAGgtcctccaattttgtttctcttttttcaagACTGGCTATTCTGAGCATTTGCTTGTTCACTTCTGCAAGAAAAACTGCTAGGATGTCATAGGATTTGTGTGGAAACTACAGGTCAGTTTGGGAAgaattgtcatcttaacaatattgctTATAATATCTTAACAATAGCTTAACAATTCTAATTCATGAACATAAGCATCTCCCCATTTATTTTGATCTTAATTTCTCTCAACAGTGTTTATAATTTTCGGTGTatgttttatactttctttttaaattttattcctaagtatttattataaatggaattgttttcttaatttcatttaagaTTGTTTATTGCTAGTATGCAGAAATACAATTGAATGTTGTATATTGATTTAtatcctgcaatcttgctgaAGTTGTTTTTTAGTTCAtgtaggtttgtgtgtgtgtatggattaCTTAGGATTTACACATCTgagatcatatcatctgtgaataaagacggttttacttctccctttacaattttaatgccttttattcctttttttgccTTAATGCactagctagaacttccaatgttgaataaaagtggtgtgATTGGATGTCCTTGCCTTTTTCTGATCTTAGGAAGAAAATATGTAGTCTTTCACATTTAAATATGACACTAGCTATTAGTTTTTCATAAATGCCCTGTATCTAGTTGAAGAAGTTTTTTTCTGTTCCTAGGTAGTCCAaagtttgtatcataaatgggtgttggattttgtcaaatgctttctctgtctATATCATGGTTTTTGTCCTGTTGGTATTCTGTACTAATTGATTTTCAGCTGTTAAATCAACCTTGAATTCCTGGAATGAATTCCATTTGATcatgtgtataatcctttttatacatttcttgatttggtttgccaatattttttgaggatttttgtatctatattcccAAGGGATGTTGgtctgagttttcttttcttgtgatgtctctgtctggctttggtatcagagtaataactggcctcatagactgagttgggaagtattccctcctctccTATTTCCTGGAGGAGTTTGTAAAGAATTAGCAGTATTTATagtctaaatgtttggtagaattcgacaatgaagccatctgggtctaggcttttctttgtgggaagatttttaattattaattgaaTGCCTTTACGTCCTATACTACATTCCCTAGAATGCCCTTTCCAGTACCTTTCTGGCTACGGCATACTGCAAGGGATAGTCCCTTGTGATTGGAGGACATAGGGAGGAAAATGCCATTTTGTAGCATACATGCACCTTCTCTCCCTTATTCAATCAAATACATTGTAATTGCTGCTGTGAAGGGATCGTGCAGAAGTAATTAGAGTCAATTAGTCAATTGACATTTAATCAAAAGGAAGATTATTATGGGTGGATCTGATTTAAGTAGTTGGAGATCCTTTAAAGGAAGGTCTAGGTCTTCCGTGAGCTCAGAAACTCCAAGGAGTAGTATAGAAGGAAAATTGCAGAATCTTTGTACGTGTTGGGACCTCCACACTCACTTTGTTGGTGGTGGTCTGTTGATTTACCTCACTGGTATGAAGCAGCAGCTGGTCCTGCAACGGCTTCCCaattgttttatggcctagacaTGGCCTTTCCTCAAGAAGagtccatgtgtgcttgagaggAAAGTGTGTTCTCCTGTGGTTAGGGGAAGTGTTCTATAGAGGTCAGTTGGGTCAAGTTTGTCAATAGTGTTGTACGAATCTTCTACAtccttgattttctgtctagttgcTCTATCCATTACTGAGAGAGGGGTACTGAAGTCTCCAAATATTATTGCTGAATTGTGTATTGTTTTCCCTTTAATTCTGTGGGGTTTTACTTATtatattttggggttttgttattaagtgcatatatatttataactattcTGCCTTCCTGATGAATTTTCCCTTATATGATTATAAAATGACCCTTTGTCTCAAGACCTATTTTGCCTGATAATTCTACAGCCACTCCAACTGTCTCGTTGTTGTTTGCACGATATATCTTTTTtccatacttttatttttaacctgttggTGTCCTTGAATGTCAGTACatgtctcttatagacagcatataatcGGATCTTATTAACTTGTCTACTATGACAGTTTCTGTCTTTTGCATGGTGTGTCTATccacatttaatgttattattggtATGTTTGGATCTACATATTCcatttgctatttgttttgtGTATATCTCATGTCTTTATTACTTTCTCCTTTATTACTTTCTTTTGTATTAAATATGTTTTCCTACGgtgcattttaattcttttagtgAATTTTTTACTACCGtgtttgagttattttcttaatgattgCTGCATGGATTTCAGTATGTATCCTGATTTATGACAATTTACTTCATATTAATAGCACCTTAATTCCAGTAAAATATAGAAACTTTTCTTCAACATTGCTTTATTCCCTTCCCCCACTTTATGCTAATATTGTCATCTATAGCATGTCTATATATGATATAAACttaacaatacagtgttattataattattattattgttactataataatcttatattttttaagtttttaaggaggaaggagaaaatgtattttagaatCTCTTAGATTAACTTTCCACTACTCTTAATTTCTTCCTGTGGATCCATATTACACTTTGGTTTCATTTCCTTGTTCCAATTTATTTCCATTCCTTGTCTTCtcttttgtgctattattgtcataAATTTACATATTCATATAAGGCCAACAGAACAactttataattattgttttgtgtaattgtcttttaaatcagttaagaggttttttaaatcaactttttaTTTGCACTGGTTTTTATAATTACCTACTTAAACACCATTACtggtacatttattttttcacatggaTGGAGTTACTGTTTGgtattgcttccttccttccagaaCTTATTGTAGTATTTTTTTATAGTATGTATGCTAGCAAGGACTTTTCTCAGTCTTTGTTTACCTGGGAATGTTTTTATTTGGCCCTtattttgaaagatagttttgcaGGACATAGGATTCTTATTAGACAGTTTTTCCATTcagtattttgaatatgtcaCCCTCCACCTTCTGTTCTCCATtgcttctgatgagaagtcagctatTTATCTTACTGTGGTTCCCTCTGTAAgataatttcttttctcttgctgctttcaagagtttctctttgtctttcaacagTTTCACAATGTTTCCATGTTGCACTACTTTGTGTTTATCCTACTTAGACTTTATTGATCATTTAGATGTGTAAAGTAATTACTTTCATCATTTGGGAAATTttctacctttattttattttagccccttctgtctctcttctccttcaagaATCCCTTTATGCATGTGTTGGTACACATGACGTTGTTCCACAGATCCCTtgggctctgttcttttttttctttctgttctacaGATTGGATAATGCCTATTTACCTATGTTCAGCTTCACTGAATGTTTCTTCTGCTAGCTCAAACCTGCTGTTAAAtctctctagtgaatttttcacgTTGGTCATTGTACTTTTTaactccagaatttccatttggttccatTTTATTATTCCTAATTCTTTGTTGTTCTTCTACATTTAATAAGTCATTGTTGTCAAACTCTACTTCTTTAatcatgctttttgttttttgaacatATCTATAATAGCTTCTTTGAAGTCTTCATCTGCTAAGTCCAACATCTGAGCCCCTACAAAGATAgcttctattgatttttttcccctgtgtatgagtttcactttcttttttcaccccagatttgtcatttttgtttttgttgaactggagattttagataatatattgtagcaACTCCAGATTCTTATTTTCCTAATGAGTTGTTGgtctttccttattgattttggtttgcttgtttaATAATTTGCCTATTGGACTGTTTATGTGGAGTCTGTTTCCTCTGCAATGTATAACTGCTAATATctcttttaaggttttttgttatTACTGTTTCAATTTTTAAGCCTGGCTTCTTACTGGTGACCCCTGGGTCAACATATCTTAGTGGTCAGTTAGTGATTGGTCAAAGTTTGTACTTAAATACCTTTAGCCAGCAAAGCATCTATCCTCTCTGATGGTTCTGTGTGTGACTCGGGGAAATGCATTCTACATCCAGTTTACAAGTCTGCCCTGTGAATGCACCCTCTGAGGCATTCACAAAGCCTCATATTTAGCCAAAGAAGAGTAGCTCACTTGGGCCTGCGCTGGTCTCCACCAAGCAATGCTGCACCTGTCCACAGCCTCCCAGACCACCAGGGACAAGTGGTATCTTGTCAAGCCCACTTTGGGTGTCTCATTCCCTGGATCTCCCTGTTAAGTTTCCATCTGTTCTGCCATTCTGGTTTTTTCCCCAAAACAGTATTGTGACCTCAAGATAGTTGTGATGTTGACCTTCCACAAGAGTTTACTGCTAAGATTGGTCCTGTTTTTGACAACACACCTGGGCATGGAATGGTCCTCACTCTGTTCAAAGTAAAGTAAGATACCCATGCAGGTCCTCACCTCCGCCCTGCGCTTGGAGGTTAGTGGAGGTGGAGACAGGAGCAGCCCAAGGCCAAAACCCCACAGACTCCCACTATTTTTTAAACCAAGTTTCAGTAGACTTTCTTGAACAAATGCTTCTCAACCTGCTGTATGACTTTGGCCAATTTGACAGAAACTTTAAGAGATTATTTTTGACAATTTTGTCCAGTATTGTGTATGCTTTGTGGGGGACAGGATTTGCCAAGCTGTTCATTCAGACCTTCCAGAAGTCTTGCCCCAGACAAGGATTCAGATTAGgaaatattacaaaaaatatCCTCAATGAAAAAAAAGTCTGGGAAAATATCATAAGtataaacaataagaaaactCCTTTGTTATCCAAAAGCATAAACTTTTGTATTTTAATGTATAACCCATATGAGCAAGGTCCCATGAGCCTGTACTATATCCACAAAATGAAGCCTCATTTTTATCATCAAATTATGATGGCATGAGCTTTCCCTGGCCTAACTGGGAGATATTAGCTCTCTTCAAAATTGTCCCCAACGACTTCTGAGAGTTCTCCAGTCACGTGTCCCACATCTGCTCAGGAGCCCACCCTTCAGGACTCCCCAAGACTTCCTCTTCCTGCTTCACATCTAACATCCTATAAGATGACCACTCTTCTGGGTCTAACTGCCACCCATGGAGACAAGCTGAATGCTCCCTCCACGAGGGACACAGCCCCCtgctcagttccttcatctgaatTGTGTGCAGACTTTTTCCAGTTTCCCCCAGAACAGCTGTGGCTCTTATCAAAGCTTTAAGGGAGTTTAATTGAGGCGAAGTTGTATGAGTACAGTTCTATGTGAGTTGAGGTTCTAATTATGAACAGCAGAAATGGACTCCAACTGATTAAATAGTAAAAGGAATTCATCAAATAGCTATTTGGCAGATTGGAATATGAACAGGAGCAAAGGGAGAGCGGAAGCATGGACCACGGGCGGAACAGCCCTCAGGAAGCCCCCTGTACACGCTGATCTGTGGACAGTACAAATGGCACTGAGCCCCTGGCACCACCACTTACCTCCCTGACAGTGGCTGCAGTTACATCCTTCCGTTCCATCCATGCCTGCCAAGGATGCTTCTTTCCCAGCTCTTGGCTCCATTTTCAAGCATCTGACTGGCCGGGGTAAGGTCACATACCCACTCAACAACAGCCAGAGGCCTGGCTTTGGGGCTACAGGAGGGGGTGGCCCTTTGGAGCCCTCAGACCAAACCTGAGCCCAGAGTTCTTTGCCAGGACAGGCTACACCTTACTCATCCTGTGTCCCTGGATGCTTAGGGCAATGCCTGCCCCACAGCCTGTGCTCCGTGTGCACTTATTGAAATAAACTGAGAGACATTCATCCTCAGAAATAACAAGTCCACACACCAATGGATATGCTacctttgaaaaaaagaaagcagatttttttGTCATTGTCTCATCCGAGGACATGTTCCAGTTTCCACCTTGGCTTCTGCATCTCAGCTACCGAAGACCCACTGAGAGCCACTCTCCCCATTGTCATCATTCAATCACAGATTCAAGGAGAAGCATTTCTGTGAGGCGGGGGCCCTTTCCGGTCCCTGCAGTGATCAGTGCCGAAGAGGAGAGTCCTTGCCTTCTGTATAAGCCCTCAAGGGACCCTGAGCAGGCAGGGGGGGAGGGGCTAGTCCATGGGCACGCAGCATACTGTGCTGGATCAGATGTCCAGGCTCCTGAGGAAGGGAGAGATCCTTCCATCGCCTGGCACTTCCTTATTTGGGGCATCAGAGTCTCCATCGGTCAAATGAGTACGCTGAGCTGGCCAGCACGGTGGAGCCCTCCTGCAGTTCCTCTGTCCAGTACTGGCCGTGCCATCGTGAAGCCCCCCGACCCACCCACCTCTCACCCACTACACTCCTCCTCCTTGACTCCCCAGGAAGACTCTTGGGAGTAAAAGGAAAGGTACATCTAGATGAAAGTCTTCGAGGGAAGTCAGAGGTCCAGGAAACTGTCTGGCATGGCTTAAAAGCAGCTACGAGCAACGCTCTGTTCTCCTCCTGCTGAAAACAGCCTTCAGATGAGCCCGTCCA
This genomic window from Eubalaena glacialis isolate mEubGla1 chromosome 8, mEubGla1.1.hap2.+ XY, whole genome shotgun sequence contains:
- the LOC133096091 gene encoding LOW QUALITY PROTEIN: tumor susceptibility gene 101 protein-like (The sequence of the model RefSeq protein was modified relative to this genomic sequence to represent the inferred CDS: deleted 2 bases in 1 codon), whose protein sequence is MARSERQLKKMVSKFKYRDPTVRETVSVITLYKDLKPVLDSYVFNDGSSRKLMNLTGIIPVPYRGIHINNPICLWLLDTYPYNPPICFVKPTSSMTIKTGKHVDANGKIYLPYLHEWKHSQSDSLGFIQVMIVVFGEEPPVFSRPTISSSYPPYQATGPPNTSYVPGMPSGISAYPSGYPPNPSGYPGCPYPPGGQYPVTTSSQYPSQPPVTTVGPSRAGTISEDTLRASLISAGSDKLRWRMKEEMDRAQAELNALKRTEEDLKKGHQKLEEMVTCLDQEVAEVDKNIELLRKKDEELSSTLEKMENQSENNDIDEVIIPTAPLYKQILNLYAEENAIEDTIFYLGEALRRGVIDLDVFLKHVCLLSCNQFQLRALMQEARKTAGLSDLY